From a single Miscanthus floridulus cultivar M001 chromosome 8, ASM1932011v1, whole genome shotgun sequence genomic region:
- the LOC136475407 gene encoding ethylene-responsive transcription factor ERF018-like produces the protein MDDGAGASRSDGEGSPRLPAERRYKGVRFRKWGRWVSEIRMPNSRERIWLGSYSSAEKAARAFDAAAVCLRGSQAGSLNFPESPPNVRHIPGALLTPEQIQAEAARHANQLLPSPPAASPASSSSQPAAAPPAGGASSDRMTLSMPSTYYSSGAAVCGDDEALDWSFMDALPSLMPASSVGMGNSADIVPALDDFMYGSPHQVMPPSEEATQDMIDSDDDHTFMSDDLWRF, from the coding sequence ATGGACGACGGCGCCGGAGCAAGCCGCAGCGACGGGGAGGGATCGCCGCGGCTGCCGGCGGAGCGGCGCTACAAAGGCGTGCGCTTCCGGAAATGGGGCCGGTGGGTGTCGGAGATCCGGATGCCCAACAGCCGCGAGAGGATCTGGTTGGGCTCCTACTCCTCAGCGGAGAAGGCGGCGCGGGCGTTCGACGCCGCCGCCGTCTGCCTCCGCGGCTCCCAGGCCGGGTCGCTCAACTTCCCCGAGTCCCCGCCCAACGTCCGGCACATCCCCGGCGCGCTGCTGACGCCTGAGCAGATTCAGGCAGAAGCTGCAAGGCACGCTAACCAGCTGCTGCCTAGTCCGCCGGCTGCGTCgccggcgtcgtcgtcgtcgcagcCAGCAGCTGCGCCGCCCGCGGGAGGAGCAAGCAGTGACAGGATGACCTTGTCAATGCCGTCCACTTACTACAGTAGTGGAGCTGCTGTCTGCGGTGACGACGAGGCGCTTGATTGGTCTTTCATGGATGCATTGCCATCGTTGATGCCGGCGTCTTCAGTGGGGATGGGGAACAGTGCTGATATTGTTCCGGCCTTGGATGATTTCATGTACGGGTCCCCTCACCAGGTTATGCCGCCGAGTGAAGAGGCCACACAGGATATGATTGACAGTGACGATGATCATACATTCATGTCAGACGACCTCTGGCGATTCTGA